The nucleotide sequence caaatccatgcccccaGCACTAGAAGCTCAGAGTCTAATCACTGGATTCTAGCAAAGTCCCCTGTGAAGCTTCTTAACTGCCCCTGTTTTctgggagcacaggctcagagggGACCCCACCCAGACACCCTGGCTGTTCCAGCATTTCCCAGGGGAACCCCTGGCCCCTGGGCCCAGCCTAGCTGGGGAGCACAGCACTGCCCTGAGCCCACAGCAGCCCCtgctggagggagggagtgggtgtCCACACAGGTCTGGAGAGGGAGCTGAGCCAGCCCCAGGCACTGTGCCCTCGGCAGCCCCTGGGCATTTACCCCGAGGGCCACATGGGCTCAGCAGAGAGCAGAGTCTCAGGACAGCTCCGAATGGCACAGACCTTGTGTCCCAATCGCCGAGGGCTCTGTGTGGCATACCTGGCCTGTCCAGGGCCCGTTTTCTGGGCCTGTTCCAGAGAAGCACATGCTCTAACCTCCGACTGCTGCATCTGTTCCCATGGGGCGACAGCACCTCTGCGTCATCCGGGACAGCTCGAGTTCTGAGCCACAGCAGGCCCAGCTTCACACATGTCCCTGCGGCCTCCTGGCCTAGCTGGGAGACAGCCACTGGTGCCGTGTCCACACGCCAAAGTGTCTTTGCTTTTAGCTCCTCGGGTGCGAAATCCATCCAGAGCACAGTGCTGGTCCTGGCCCCTTAAATAGGGATGCTGCTTGTCACAGGCGCTATCACAGCTAAGGGCTGGGACTATCGTCTGCCCAGGTGCCCCCATCCTGGCACGTCCCTTAGCATGGAGTAGGTTGTCAGAGCTTTCAGCTTTTGTTCCCCAGACAGGGCACTGCTCCCACCGAGAAGCTGATCCCTCTACTCCATGTGTGCAGACCTCTGGCCCCAGCCCAGCTCTGGTATTTTTTGACACTCTCTGGGGGTGAAACTGTTATTCTGAAAACTGGGAAATAAAAATTGGAGCCAGTGAGGGGCTTCAGAGGGAGGGGCTGATGCATGCCAGGTTTGGGGACCCGTGGACCACCCGACAGAGCTCCAGAGAGCCGCATGTTAAATTAAGCCAGGAGCACAGctcactccgggagttggggcaACAGCCTGGGGTCCTCTCTGACTTTCACAAGTTCCTTTTCCCCATCTGCAGGGAAGTGAGGTGCCTAAATTAACTTATTTCCTGACTTTCATGTATGTCCTGGGTAGGGGACAATAAACAGTTAAGCTCCCTGTCAATGAGATGTTCCTACACCacaaaaagacagaaagggaGCAGTTCAGACAGCGAGACTGGTACAGTGGTAAGGTCAGAACTCTGGTGACAGGTACCCTCACTGAGCCCTGTCTTAGATGTGGCGGGGCGTCCCAGCCCAGGTGTGCAGGGTGACAGGAGGGGTATGGAGAAAGGTCAGGACCAGCACCAAGACCTTGACCCAGCAGGCCCTCTGCAGCTATGGGAGATGCTCACACCCAGGCAGCCTCTGTCTCAGAGCTCAGCCACAAGGTCAGCGAGAGGGCACCCTTCCTCCAGCGAGGCCCCATCTTCTCATCAGCCCCCATCTGTCCCTCGGCTCTCTCTGGGGACAGAGTCCCACCAAGGCCCCAGCTTTCAGGATGCCCTTTCTCCCTGCCCAATGTCCTCCCTCACACCTATCTCCTTCCATCCTGGAGGTCACACCCAGGCCATCTCTGGACACACAGACCTCCTCCCAAACAAGTGTCCATGGAAAATCTGCTTTAATGAGCATCACAATGGCCAAGAGGTAAATAATCTCAAAGGGAATGGGGCTGGGTTCAAGATGCTGTGCCTTTGTCCTATTGAGCTTTGTTGGCAGGAGCTCAGTGACTCACCCACGGGGGACAGGTGACCCTCTGAAAGTttccctggcctcagtttcctcatacatTAAAACCGACACAATTGGAGGTCCCCTTGACAGGGCCATTGCTGGGGTAAAAGGGCTGCAGATGGTAGGCTGGCCCAGGGCTCAGAGCCTTCAACCATCAGTAAGAACCACCAGGGGGTGTGGGGGGATAGCAGACGTGGATGGCGCCACAGCCCAGCAATGGCTCACTTGGGGCTGCAGTAATCCAGACCAGGGTTGTCATGTGACCATGGCCACACCCACTCACACCAGCTCTCTCTCCTTATTGGTGGATCAGCAGGGTGGACAGCTATGTGCACTAATGGAAGGCTGGGCATCAGTTCATCCAGCTTAGCTGCCACCTTCCGCCAGGTAAACAGGCCAGGTCCTGGCCAAATCACGTGGTACAGGGCAGGTACAAGGCCAGATCACGTGGTACAGGGAAGGCCACCCCCAGGGTCCTTCACCTGAGGGCTGGTTCGAGGGTCCTTGGTCCTGGCCATCTACACGTGGCCCTCAGTCCAGGCTCCACTGGTTCTTGGTGTCAAAGCAGAGGTGACTATCGTTGATCTGCATTCCTTGAAACCAGTTACCACATGGAGCAACTGCAGGGAAGTGGTGGGGAGGAAACAGGCTTGAGATTCTGAGAGTCAGGCCAGGCGACGGTTCCACCAGCTGGTCAAGAAACCTATCCGGCTCCCCGATGGAAGGCTCCTTCTGGCCCCTGCCACCTGAATTGTCAATGCCTTTGGCTGCAGTGTTCCACCCAGAAAAGTGATGGAGCCTGAGAGGAGGAAGCCTGGGGCCTAGCTGTCCCATGCTGTGAACTCCCCTCCATCCCTGGATGTAGAGGGCAGTGGTCAACAAAGCGGGCTCCTCAAGGGCAGAGCTTGGACGCCTCAGAGCAAGAGGGCACAGGAAGGCTTCCTGTTTATGGCTcagtgacggagaaggcaatggcaccccactccagtactcttgtctggaaaatcccatggatggaggagcctggtaggctgcagtccaaggggtcactgggagtcagacacaactgagcgacttcactttcacttttcactttcacgcattggagaagaaaatggcaacccactccagtattctcgcctggagaatctcagggacgggggagcttgatgggctgccgtctatggggtcacacagagtcggacacgactgaagcgacttagcagcagcagcagcaggccagaaGAAACAGCACTCTGCTCTGTTCATGACCCGAGACAGCCCCACTCTCACATTGTGGCCCAGGGACAGAGCAAAGGGGTGTCTGCCCATCTCCTGGCCCCGCCagccatcagcagacaggatccAGCAGGGGAGCAAACCGAAGGAGGcgggaggggctgggcagggggagggcggCCCTCAGACTGTGCTGAATCCAGGCCCCTGCTGCGGGAGTGGGGGCCCAGCTGCCTGAGGGCCGACAACCTCGCTCCCACTGGTCTGCGCCTTCTGGGGGGGTGTCTCGGACCATGCTGTAGCTGGCGGTGCTGAGGCCGGCCGTGCACCTCTGTGGCCCCTCCAACCCACACTGGCATAGCCGCCAGAAGGCCGCCCGGAACTTCTGGGACATGAGGCTGTAAATGATGGGGTTGATGGCGCTGTTGGCATACATGCAGGTGTGACAGAAGTGGAGCACCCAAGGGTCCAGGAAgggctgagccacaaaggagtTGACCAGCACCAGCTTGTGGTAGGGCATCCACAGGACGGCAAACAGCAGCACGACCACCACCAGCATCTTGGTGACCTGCAGgcaggagggcctggtgggcaaCCACCGTCACCCTTCACACTGTGGGGCCAGCAGGGCCAGCGGCTGAGCTGAGGCTGTGGCTCCTGCCTCAGGATGTGTTTGCTGAGCATGTGATGAGAACGTAATTGCAGTATCACTGAAATTACTACAGCGTACCCACTGGGCTCTACACTAAACGTTTCCCATGCAGGAACCCAGGGTTGGCATTCAAAGCCATGCTGGTCGACACACTGATGGAATAGCCCCACCTCGGGTGGTAAATGCTCACTGCCCTGTGCCCCCTGGTGCACCCCGCCCCCCAGACCTCTCAGACCCCCAGCAAATAAAGACTGGATGCCTGGAGTGGTgcctcagggaagcccaagtgggcGCAGTGGCTGCTGGCACTCGGGTTACATCCCTGCCCCCGGCCTCCCAGTGGCGCTGTATCACCTCCacctggaggaagaggaagggaattccccagcagttcagtggttaaaactcaggggctttcactgctgtgggccaggttcaatccctggttggggagctaagaccccacaagcctcgaggcaaaaacaaaaacaataagagGAAGCAGAGGCTCCGAGTGAGCGATCACACAGCATGTACACCATGAGCCAGCTTCTCCTGCAGCCCGTCTGTGCACGCCGCTGTCCTGGTGGCCCACCAGCCACAGTCACGTCCCCGGTCTGCACCCCATTCTGTTCTTCCAGCTCAGGAGTGAGGCGCCAGGCAGGCTGAGAAAAGGGACATGCTGGGCTCCGACTTCCCACTGCCAGCCCAGGGGCACGGCATccctgggaaggaggagggtcAGTGGGAGGGGAACGGGCAGATGTCTTGGCCACACAGAGGGACAGCCATCACTGACCTGTGCAGAGAACTTCCTGGGGACCCCAGAGCTGAGGGGAGGTCTCGGAGGTCCCCTCGTCTGCTCTATCTTGgcctctgcctgctgctgcctcCAGAGTGTGGGGGGCAGAGCGTGGGAGTGTGAGTGCTGAGGCCAGCAAGCCTAAGCTGGGTGACCTCGGCCAGCCCCctgcacctctctgagcctccgtcTCCACTTGTGGCATCAGGAGAATTGCAGTGTCCTTCAGGAATTGGTCTATGGGGAGGTGGGGGTAAGGGACCCCCATGAAGTCATCACTCCTTTGCCCCAGGAAGTGTGCCACCTGTGTGTCCGTAGCTTTGTACTGGGGCCATGCTACAGCTCGAGTGCCAGCAGGCCTCGACCACTCAGTGCCTCTGGTTCTccgtttctctctgtctctccctctgtctcctcatgtctctctccctctgtctctgtgtgtgtgtatctctgtctctccgtctctctctgtctctccctctcactGTTTGTTTtcgtctgtctctctctgtgtctccctctctgtctctgtgtctctgcagcccaccaggcttccttgtccttcactatctcccagagtttgctcaaactcaagtccattgagttggtgatgccatccaaccatttcatcctctgtcgtccccttctcctcctgccctcaatctttcccagcatcagggtctttccattgagtcagctcttcacatcaggtggccaaagtattggagtttcagcttcagcatcagtctttccaatgaatattcagggttgatttcctttaggattgactggtttgatctccttgctgctcaAGGTACTCTCAAGTTTTCCcagtccctccctctctctctctccccctgtctccctctctctgtgtctgtctctctgcttccctctccctgGTCTCTATGTCTCCCCCTTTATTTCTACCCATCTCATGTCTCAGCTGCTCATCCACAGGGACCCTCTCTGCTCAGCCCACCCCCGCCTCAGCCTCTCCACGTGCCCATCGTGGTTACACGTGGGAGCCTGTACACGCCTGTCTTGGGCTGCAAACGTGTACGGATCCCCTGAATCCTGAGATGTGGTCCCTCCTCTCAGGACCCCCAGAGTTGCCCCAGTCAGGGCTGAGTGCTTCCAGGGCCCCCGGAGTGTCCACCCCACTCCCCCCATCCTTCCTGACCATTCATGCACCAGGGCCTCCCTCTGTTTCTCCCCACCTGAACCACTTCCTGGGTATCTGCTTGGTCTGCCCTGCTGCCAATTTCAGATCTTAATTCAGTTGTCACCTCAGCAAGGCCTTTTTGAACTTTCCCCTAAACTCCCTCTCTTCTGGGCAGTATTCTGCAGAACAAGTGTTTACTTGTCTTACCATGAGCCCCAAAGGCAGGATGTTTATCTTGTTCTGTTCTCCCCAGCTTCCAGCACCTAGAACCTTGCTGGGCACACAATCTGTGCCCAGAGACACATGCTGAGTGAGCGGGTGAACAGGGGTGGAGCCAGCACCCCCAGCCCCGTCCATTCACCCCTTTGCCGAAACTCCCTATCTCTGTGCAAaccgcccccacccaccccctagCCTGGGGAGACCTCGTACCTGCTTCCTGGATGAAGGGAAGCCTCTGGCCTCGTGGCAGCTGGCCCCCGCACCCCGCCTGGCTCACAGGGCTGTCTCCCCAGGGCTCTTGCCTCCGGCTGGGCCTCACTGTCCCCGTGCTGGTCCCCAAGCTGCAGCAGGTGCTCCAGGGCGCTCCGGAACAAGATCCTTGCAATAAGTCCATAGAGCACTGTGGCTGCCAGTAGGGATGTGAGGAAGAAGACGGTGAAGTCCAGCAGGTAGATGGGCAGGTACAGGCTGCAGGCCACCGGGTAGCCGCACTACAGGCCCCGGCACCCGCCAGCATCCAGGTCCACCAGGAAGAACCAGAGCAGGCAGTACACGGACGTGGTCCCCCAGATGCCCACCACGACTCGCTTGGCCCATGCCGTGGTGCACATGGTCTGTGCCTGCATTGGGTGGCAGATGGCGATGTACCTCCAGGCCACAGGGCGGTCCCGTGACCCACCTGCCCTCCTGGGCTATTGGGCTGCAGTGGGGACACCTGATGCACTTGGACAATCAGATTCCCCGATGAGGAACCGAAAGTGATGTGATGGTTTAATCGGCCCTTTCACTATGGACCTGGGAGGTTGTGGAGATCTGGGGAGCGGAATGGCCACGTTGAGGCAGCCTCGGGGGCTGGCAGAACAAGGCACCAGTCTCAAGAGGGGAAAGTGGGCCCGAGTCAGAATACACAGCCCCTTAAGGTCTGGCCAGGCCCACGAGGCAGAGGTGCCCCTGCAAAGACCTTGACCTCTGTGCAAGTTCCAGCAGGCTTCCTACTGCTCACCACCAAAGGTCTCGGGCTAAGTTGTCAAGGACACTATgatcccagatggcacagtgggaAAGAGGCAGGACTGGGCCAGCGTATGTAAGTCAGAGGCCTGGGTTCTGTCCCCAGTCTGTGTGGCCCTGGATGAGACACTGAGTCTCTGGGCCAATGTGccaaaggccacacagctgggaagGAGCAGAGCTGATACTGAACCCAGTCAGCGGGCTTCAGCATTTACCTCCTGAGACACTGAATTGCCTCTCAGGTGTTAACTTCAGAGCTGGAACAGGCCCGGGGACTGTCCGGTCCAGCGCCCACATTCCCAAGGGGAATACTGTGCCCAAGGAGTGCCAGGCTGCCTTGGCATCCCACAGCAAGTCAGCAGCAGAGGTGAGATGAGAAACCCACTTCCAGGCACCTGCCCCcctccaccgggctcctccaggGTCTCACCCAGAACCCCCTTCATTAAAGGAGAGCAGCCTCAGTTTACCAAGGACCACAGCCAGGAAGTCCTGACCTGTTGGCGGGGGCGGGTACTGGGGGTGCACATACCTCTCCACCGTGAACACCAGGATGGAGCAGGAGGAGGCATTGATGCCCAGATACTGCAAATAGGTGATGCCCAGGCAGCCGCAGTACACCCACTGCCCAGCCAAGCTCTCGGAGACATTGGGCAGCCCTGCAGCCACCAGCACAGTGaggtctgccagggccaggctgaCCAGGTAGCAGCTGGTGGGCGTGTGCATGTCCCGGGTGGTCAGCACCACCAGGACCACTATGGCATTGCCTACGATGCCCACCACGCACACGGGGAGCACCAGGAAGACGGAGACCACCTTGTACGCAGGCCTCAGGACAGCCTCACTGGGAGCCAGGGATATGGTGCTGGGGCTGCCTGGCCCACTCCCATTCTCCATGGTGGCTTCTCAGGAGCTGGGGGAGCAGGGGGATTCCAGGAGGTGTCCACACCGTTGGCTGGGGCCTCGTGCCACTGGACAAACACCTGCCTCTCCTGAGAGCCCGGCCCCCGGGGACATACAGAGACCCAACACGCATGACGTGACTGCTTGGCCAAGAGGACACAACAGGGACGCTCCTTCCAGTCTCTGCCGTAAATGTAGCCAGCGAGTCACCGGCTCTGCCAGCCTCAGTCTCCTGGTGCATAAATACAGACGGTCGTGCTTAAGACATGAGACAGCGAGGAGACTAAACCCAGAAGGACACATGTCTCACCCCAACTCAGTGCCTCCTGGGTGCTCGGCGGCC is from Bos indicus isolate NIAB-ARS_2022 breed Sahiwal x Tharparkar chromosome 18, NIAB-ARS_B.indTharparkar_mat_pri_1.0, whole genome shotgun sequence and encodes:
- the LOC109571635 gene encoding LOW QUALITY PROTEIN: thyrotropin-releasing hormone receptor-like (The sequence of the model RefSeq protein was modified relative to this genomic sequence to represent the inferred CDS: substituted 1 base at 1 genomic stop codon) — encoded protein: MENGSGPGSPSTISLAPSEAVLRPAYKVVSVFLVLPVCVVGIVGNAIVVLVVLTTRDMHTPTSCYLVSLALADLTVLVAAGLPNVSESLAGQWVYCGCLGITYLQYLGINASSCSILVFTVERYIAICHPMQAQTMCTTAWAKRVVVGIWGTTSVYCLLWFFLVDLDAGGCRGLXCGYPVACSLYLPIYLLDFTVFFLTSLLAATVLYGLIARILFRSALEHLLQLGDQHGDSEAQPASCHEARGFPSSRKQVTKMLVVVVLLFAVLWMPYHKLVLVNSFVAQPFLDPWVLHFCHTCMYANSAINPIIYSLMSQKFRAAFWRLCQCGLEGPQRCTAGLSTASYSMVRDTPPEGADQWERGCRPSGSWAPTPAAGAWIQHSLRAALPLPSPSRLLRFAPLLDPVC